One stretch of Rosistilla oblonga DNA includes these proteins:
- a CDS encoding prenyltransferase/squalene oxidase repeat-containing protein produces the protein MTNNLAHTGTISRRDLIGRSIGLLTASALPAAAVAQTNDDGLYTPAVSLAIDRGLSSLVARQTADGSFGDGRGTGLGRNVAVVSLAGLAMLSRGSLPDRGPHGAALDRCVDYIADACEDETGFIIRRESVSRGAMYGHGFATLFLAEVYGTSDRKDLQRKLNHAVDLIVRSQNSEGGWRYEPEPRDADLSVTICQMMALRAARNAGTFVPGETIERAVDYVRRCQNPDGGFMYQLTGGESRFPLTAGAIVALQNAGRYRGKELDDGYDFLSNRAGHNFSPQRNNYFFYAHYYSVQALWQRGGPEWKAWYEQLRDILLSTQLNDGSWLDYTDRTYATAMACIILNTPRSLLPIFQR, from the coding sequence TTGACCAACAATCTCGCACACACCGGAACGATCTCGCGGCGCGATCTGATCGGCCGATCGATCGGCTTGCTGACCGCATCGGCCTTGCCCGCCGCCGCGGTTGCTCAAACGAACGACGATGGGCTCTACACGCCCGCCGTCTCGCTGGCGATCGATCGCGGACTCAGCTCGCTGGTCGCGCGTCAAACCGCCGACGGCAGCTTTGGCGATGGCCGCGGCACCGGCTTGGGACGCAACGTCGCCGTAGTCAGCTTGGCCGGGCTGGCGATGTTGTCGCGAGGCAGTCTGCCCGACCGCGGGCCGCACGGCGCGGCGCTGGATCGCTGCGTCGACTACATCGCCGACGCGTGTGAAGACGAAACGGGATTCATCATCCGCCGCGAATCGGTCAGCCGCGGGGCGATGTACGGCCACGGCTTTGCCACGCTGTTCCTCGCCGAAGTCTATGGGACCAGCGACCGCAAGGACCTGCAACGCAAGCTGAACCATGCCGTCGATCTGATCGTCCGCTCGCAGAACAGCGAAGGGGGCTGGCGGTACGAACCCGAGCCGCGCGACGCCGACCTGTCGGTAACGATCTGCCAGATGATGGCTTTGCGAGCGGCTCGCAACGCGGGGACCTTCGTTCCGGGAGAGACGATCGAAAGGGCGGTCGATTACGTGCGGCGATGCCAGAATCCCGACGGCGGATTTATGTACCAATTGACCGGTGGGGAGAGCCGATTCCCGTTGACCGCCGGCGCGATCGTGGCTCTTCAAAACGCGGGACGCTACCGCGGCAAAGAGCTCGACGACGGCTACGATTTCCTCAGCAATCGAGCCGGACACAACTTCTCGCCCCAACGCAACAACTACTTCTTTTACGCACACTATTATTCGGTGCAGGCCCTCTGGCAGCGAGGCGGCCCCGAATGGAAAGCTTGGTACGAACAGCTGCGAGACATCCTGTTGTCGACACAATTAAACGACGGCAGTTGGCTCGACTACACCGACCGCACCTACGCCACCGCGATGGCCTGCATCATATTAAACACTCCCCGCAGCCTGCTGCCGATCTTCCAACGGTAA